The Streptomyces collinus DNA segment TGTTCGCGGTGAACCCCAGTGCCACCAACATCCTGGGCGTGCCTTCCTACCCCTCGATCACCTCCCTGCCCAGGACGCCCGACCTCGTGGTGATCGCCGCGCCCGCTCCCGCGGTCCCGACCGTCGCCGAGGAGTGCGGCAAGGCGGGCGTACGGGCCCTCGTGGTCGTTTCCGCAGACCTCGACGGTACCCAGGCGCAGGCGCTCCTGACCGCCTGCCGCACCCACGGCATGCGCCTGGTAGGCCCCAACTGCCTCGGCATCTCCAACACCGACCCGGACCTGGGCCTGGACGCGACGTTCGCCGCCGGTCACCCGAAACCCGGCCGCGCGGGCGTGGCCGTGCAGTCCGGTGGTGTGGGCATCGCCCTGCTCGACGGGTTGTCCCGCCTGGGCATCGGCGTGTCCACGTTCGCCTCCCTCGGCGACAAGTACGACGTCAGCGGCAACGACATGCTCCAGTGGTGGGAGAGCGACGGCCGCACCGACCTCGTCCTGCTGCACCTGGAGTCCTTCGGCAACCCGCGGGCCTTCTCCCGCACCGCCCGGCGCGTCACCCGCCGCATGCCCGTCCTCACCGTCGACGCAGGCCGCACCGACGCGGGCCGACGGGCGGCCGCCTCACACACGGCGGCCGCCGCGACCCGCACCATGACCCGGCAGGCCCTGTTCACCCAGGCCGGCATCACCGCCACCCACTCGATCGGCGAACTCCTCGCCACCGCGGCCCTGTTCCACACTCAGCCGCACCCGGCCGGGACCCGCGTCGCCATCGTCACCAACGCCGGCGGCGCGGGCGTGCTGACCGCCGACGCCTGCGCCGAAGCGGGGCTCGTCCTGCCGCAGTTCACTCCCGGACTCGTCGTCGACCTGTTGGCCGTGCTGCCTTCCGGTGCGGCCGTCGGCAATCCCGTGGACGCCACCGCGGCCGTATCGGAGGACCAACTGCGCGAGTGCGTCGACCGGCTCATGGCGTATCCGGGGATCGACGCCGTGCTGCTCGCCCTCGTCCCCACCGCGGTCGCCGCGGCGACGGGTGACGATCTGGTCCGGGCCCTCACCGCAGGACCGGGACGACAGGCGCGGCCGGTGGCCCTCGTCCGCCTGGAGCAGGACGTGGCGGTCAGCCTGCTGCCCGCCGCCGACGGCGGCACCATCCCCTCGTACGCCGAGCCCCAGGCGGCGGCACGGGCCCTCGCCCACGCCGCCCGCCGGGCTGCCTGGCTCGCCCGCCCGGCAGGCACCGTACCGGCTCTCGTCGGAGTCGACACCGGCCGAGCCCGCCAGATCACTGAGACGTACCTCGCCGCGCATCCGGACGGTGGCTGGCTCGACCCACTCATCTGCGCAGACCTGCTGGCCTGCTACGACATTCCCCAGCTGCCGTGGGCATGGGCCGACACAGAGGGCGACGCCGTCCTCGCCGCCGAACGGCTGGGCGGTGTCGACGGCCGGGTGGTCATGAAGGCCCACTGGCCCGGACTGGTGCACAAGAGCGAGCAGCACGCGGTCCACCTCGACCTGCGGGGCGAGGACCAGGTCCGTGCGGCCTACCAGGACTTGGAGAGTCGGTTCGCCGGGCTGATGACCGGGGTGGTCGTGCAGCCGCTCGCCGAACGCGGCACCGAGTTGTTCGCCGGAGTCGTCCAGGACGACGTCTTCGGGCCGCTCGTCCTGTTCGGCCTCGGCGGGACGGCCACGGAGGTGCTCGCCGATCACGCCGCCCGCCTCGCCCCGCTCACTGACCACGACGTGCACGACCTCATCACCGCCCCGCGCTGCGCACCCCTGCTGTTCGGCGCGCGCGGCAACGGACCCGTGGACCTCGAAGGCCTGGAACAGGTTCTCCTGCGGCTGTCCCGCATGGCGGAGGACCTGCCGCAACTCGCCGAGGCCGACTTCAACCCGGTCCTCGCCACACCCGGCCAGGTCACCGTGCTCGACGCGCGGATACGTCTCCTGCCGCGCAGGCCCCAGGACCCCTATCTGCGCCGACTGCGCTGAGGAGGAACCGGCATGAAGTGGCCCGGCGACATGCGGAGCGGCTGCCGGTGCTCGAAGAGGAGGACCGGCCGGCAAGAGCGAGACCGGGATCGCCCTTGCCATGACTCGGCAGATCGACGGCGGGGTCGACGTCGTCGACAAGCTCACCCACCGGCTCGACGACTGTAAGGAGGCGAACCACCATGCCGAGCAACGTGCTGGTCGCCTACGGAACAACGAACGGATCGACCGCGGAGATCGCCGAAGCCGTCGCCGCCGTCCTGCGCAAGGAAGGGGTCGCGGCCGAGGCGCTGCCAGCCCGGTCCGCGACGAGTGTGTCGCCGTACGACGCCGTCGTGGTCGGTGGCGGGCTGTACGCCGGGCGCTGGCACAAGGACGCCCGCCGCTTCGTGCGGCGACACGGCAGGTCCTTGGCCGGTCGGCCGGTGTGGTTCTTCAGCAGCGGGCCGCTCGATGCCTCGGCGTCGGAGCGGGACATCCCGCCCGTGCCCGGCGTACGGCGCGCCATGGACAAGCTGGAGGCCTCCAACGCCCTTCTGAGAGCGGCGACCGGAGCCGGACTCCTGGTCGTCGGTCACCGGCCCGCCGAGCGACCGACCGTCCCGCGTACCGGCCCCGTCACCCACGCCGTGATCCACCACGTCGGCTGCCCCGTGGCCGTCTTACCGCACTTCTGAACGAGTCCGCCCGTACAGGTGGGCCGATCAGCCGGACGTGACAAGAACACAAGGGTGAGACAGGAAGGTGACGGTCATGTCGAGGCCAGTCGTGGCCGGTCTGGACGGCTCCCAGGAGAGTCTCGCCGCAGCCCATTGGGCGGCCGGGGAAGCCCTGCGCCGAGGACTGCCGCTCCGGCTCGTGCACGCCTGGGAAGGCCTGCCCGAGAACGACACCGAGGCGAGTCTGCCCGAGCTGCGCGCGCCGCAGTACCACGCACGCCTGGTGCTGCGCGGCGCGGTCGACCAGATCAGCGAACGATATCCGCAGCTGCACGTCGCCGCCGAACAGGTGCGCCGGCAGCCCGGCCCCGCGTTGCTGGACGAGGCGGAGAACGCCGAACTGCTGGTCATCGGCAGCCAAGGGCTCAGCAGCGTCGGCGGGTTCGTCGCCGGTTCGGTGGCCATGGCCACCGTGGCGCACGCCGAGAGCCCGGTCGTCCTCGTACGGGCGGGTGAGAAGGCGGAGGACGAACACCTGCCGGACACCGCTGGGAAGCCGTCGGCACGCACGGAATACCGTGACGTCGCGGTCGCCGTCGACATCGGCGGACCGTGCGACGACGTGTTGGACTTCGCGTTCCACGCCGCCGGACTGCGACGGGCGCCGCTGCGCGCCGTGCACGCCTGGCACGTACCACTCGGTCTGGGCGGCGCGGACGCCGGGGAACGGGCCCGGATCCGGCAGGAGGCGGAACAGCGGCTCGCGGTACTTCTGCAACCGTGGCGGCAGAAGTTCCCCGCCGTGCTCGTCAAGGAGAACCTGCACGAGGGCCGCCCGGCCCACGTCCTCGTCCGTGCGGCGGGCGGAGCGGGCCTGCTGGTGGTGGGCCGCCGCCGGAGGCGTGCCGCGGTCGGCTCGCACACAGGCCCGGTCGCCCATGCCCTGATCCATCACGTCGCCCGGCCTGTTGCGCTGGTGCCGCACGACTGACGACACGTTCGGCACGTGCCCCGCCGGGCAGGTGCTCGCGGATCACGCGCGTCACGAGCCGGCTGATCTGCCGCTCATCGCAGGACCCGCGCACCCCAGAGCGTCTGTCAGCCGCGCGTGCAGCTCGAAGGCGTCCGTCAGGTTCGTGTGTCGCAGCATGCGCCGGAAGCCGGCACTGTCAGTGACCAGCCGCAGTCGGCCCTGCCTGGCTTCGACCCGGTTGCGTGCCCGGCACAGCACGCGCAGTCCGGCGCAGTCGATGAAGGACATCGGACGCAGGTCCACCACCAGGTCGGCGCCTGGAGCGGCGGTCAGAGCGTCGAGCCGCGCGGACAGCGCGGGTTCGGTGCGTATGTCGATCTCGCCGTGCAGCTCGAGGACGGTCGTGTCGCCGACGGTGCGTTCCGTGTGGCTCGGCATGGTGCCTGTGTGCGTATGCGCCATGGGCAGAGCCAAGACCAGACGCCGCATCGGGCGGAAGGGCCGGGCGGCCCCTTGGGCGTGAAGGAGCAGGGCCATCCGGCCCACAAGGGACCGGGTGAGCGGGCCGGCCGTCTGCACGGCGGCCGGTCGGCGCCGTCTTCGGGACCTTGGGCCCTCGTCTCGCGGGTCGTGGATCACCAGAGTGAGGGCATCCCAAGGAGGTCCACTGTCATGTCCCCTATGTCTCCCGTCCTCGTCGGTTTCGACGGCCGTCCTGAGAGCGTCATGGCGGCCGGCTGGGCCGCCCGCGAAGCGCTGATGCGCGGGGCTCCGCTGCGTCTCGTACACGCCTGGGAGCAGGCTCCCCAGCCGTATGCGACGCTGGCGGGGGCCGCCGTGCCGCAGCACCCGTATGGGTCCGCGCGCCTTCTGGCGGACATGGAGGCGTTGCTGATCCGTCGTCACCCGGGGCTGCAGATCGCGGCCGACCGGGTCGCCGGGGATCCCGCGACTGCTCTCCTGACCGCCGCGGCGGACGCCGGGATGCTGGTACTCGGTTCGCGCGGCCTGGGC contains these protein-coding regions:
- a CDS encoding bifunctional acetate--CoA ligase family protein/GNAT family N-acetyltransferase, whose protein sequence is MTDDVLNRPPVHALLTDGTTVCIRPVLPGDHDQLEGLYEEMSPENLRLRFFAASRRSATAAADRACASARPGYRALLAETKGQVIGLAEYDTGGGRDSAEISVAVADGLHHRGVGTLLVEHLVSAARSDGVTTFTADALSENREVLRLFTDLGLDVTRRFEGAEVRCTIALDEDDAYLTAVEARGRAADVASLVPLLRPKAVAVVGAGRKPGSVGRALLHHLHAGGYTGRLFAVNPSATNILGVPSYPSITSLPRTPDLVVIAAPAPAVPTVAEECGKAGVRALVVVSADLDGTQAQALLTACRTHGMRLVGPNCLGISNTDPDLGLDATFAAGHPKPGRAGVAVQSGGVGIALLDGLSRLGIGVSTFASLGDKYDVSGNDMLQWWESDGRTDLVLLHLESFGNPRAFSRTARRVTRRMPVLTVDAGRTDAGRRAAASHTAAAATRTMTRQALFTQAGITATHSIGELLATAALFHTQPHPAGTRVAIVTNAGGAGVLTADACAEAGLVLPQFTPGLVVDLLAVLPSGAAVGNPVDATAAVSEDQLRECVDRLMAYPGIDAVLLALVPTAVAAATGDDLVRALTAGPGRQARPVALVRLEQDVAVSLLPAADGGTIPSYAEPQAAARALAHAARRAAWLARPAGTVPALVGVDTGRARQITETYLAAHPDGGWLDPLICADLLACYDIPQLPWAWADTEGDAVLAAERLGGVDGRVVMKAHWPGLVHKSEQHAVHLDLRGEDQVRAAYQDLESRFAGLMTGVVVQPLAERGTELFAGVVQDDVFGPLVLFGLGGTATEVLADHAARLAPLTDHDVHDLITAPRCAPLLFGARGNGPVDLEGLEQVLLRLSRMAEDLPQLAEADFNPVLATPGQVTVLDARIRLLPRRPQDPYLRRLR
- a CDS encoding universal stress protein encodes the protein MSRPVVAGLDGSQESLAAAHWAAGEALRRGLPLRLVHAWEGLPENDTEASLPELRAPQYHARLVLRGAVDQISERYPQLHVAAEQVRRQPGPALLDEAENAELLVIGSQGLSSVGGFVAGSVAMATVAHAESPVVLVRAGEKAEDEHLPDTAGKPSARTEYRDVAVAVDIGGPCDDVLDFAFHAAGLRRAPLRAVHAWHVPLGLGGADAGERARIRQEAEQRLAVLLQPWRQKFPAVLVKENLHEGRPAHVLVRAAGGAGLLVVGRRRRRAAVGSHTGPVAHALIHHVARPVALVPHD
- a CDS encoding flavodoxin domain-containing protein, with the translated sequence MPSNVLVAYGTTNGSTAEIAEAVAAVLRKEGVAAEALPARSATSVSPYDAVVVGGGLYAGRWHKDARRFVRRHGRSLAGRPVWFFSSGPLDASASERDIPPVPGVRRAMDKLEASNALLRAATGAGLLVVGHRPAERPTVPRTGPVTHAVIHHVGCPVAVLPHF
- a CDS encoding STAS domain-containing protein, with the protein product MPSHTERTVGDTTVLELHGEIDIRTEPALSARLDALTAAPGADLVVDLRPMSFIDCAGLRVLCRARNRVEARQGRLRLVTDSAGFRRMLRHTNLTDAFELHARLTDALGCAGPAMSGRSAGS